The Rissa tridactyla isolate bRisTri1 chromosome 1, bRisTri1.patW.cur.20221130, whole genome shotgun sequence DNA segment AAACAGGTGAGGAGAGTATAATGTATTTTTGAGAAGGCACACTGAAAATACCTAAATAGGTCTAGCTTAGATTGTTTTCTACCTCTTTTCTCAGTCACTGTGCACAAGTGAATAACATCCATTGATCTGCCTGACCATCATTAGCTTATTCCATTCCAGGCACCATAAAATAGAGGGGAAGTTTCCTACATGTGAGAGGATCTTGTAGAGGAACGGATGGAGATTCCATTGTTGGAGGATTTGAAACCGGAGAGCTGAAACCCTGCTAGTTATACCCTGGGGAACCATCCTGCGTAAGCCTTCAGAGAGATGAATTAACCTTTTCTTTCTCAAGGGTGTTTTACCCACCATCACCATAGTtgtcctgggaaaaaaaggaactcTGTTTGTTTCCTCGCCTTGCAGACAGGTTGTGCTGAGAGATGTCATCCTCTAGCCAGGTGTCTTCACACCATTTAACTGGGTTAAAAAAAGCTGTTCTCTGTGCTAAATTGCTTCTTCACTTCACAAGGCGTGaaagccttttctctctctcatgtgTCCATGCTTCGCTCCTTCTGGGGAGAcagctggtctttttttttttaatgcattctgcTCCTTAAATGCTGTCTCTGAGACAAATCAGGTCATGTAGAGCCAGGCCCACAAAAGCATTGAGGTGACTCAATCCTGTGAAATCAATGGGAGTCAGGTGCCTAAGTTTCCCTGTGAGTCTGGGCCCAAGTGACCTTGAATAACATCAGTAGGAACATACATTATGCTGTAGTCAAGATTACAGCATGGACTGAGATGCGTCTTAACCCCACAAGTACCACGGGCCATTAGTTGGTTCAGCACTACTTCACCTAACTAAATGAAGGAAAGATTTCCACACATACCTTAGTGCTGGTGTCATAAGAAAGGAATGACTCGGAGTCCCTATATCTTTGCATGAAGAACAtgggttatttctttttctttaataatcGGGTACCATGTTTCCCTTGGGTTGTGAAGTGAGGTACTGATAACTGTCACTGGTCCTATGTATGTCCAGGCTCTGGCCGGTATTGATGCCTTCTCTTGGTGAAAGCTGTGTAAATTCTAAATCTGGACTGCTGGCACATGGGTTTCAGAACACCAGGAGACAGCAATGTAAATCAAAGGCTCTGGGATTTGGTGTCACATTAGAGAGGATCTCCTATCTAAGGACCGAAAGGAGTGGGATACCAGGGTGATGACTGAGTGTATAGCAGCTTGATCCTAGGATGAATGTTAAGGAGACTGACACATGCTATATATTGATGGGCAGAGAAACACCCGGAAAGGGAAAGCTACAGAGAGAGCAAAGGAGACTCTATAATATTGAAAGACCTTTTAATGAAACAGTATGTTCTTTCTTGATCTCTCCATCCCAGCATCCAAAATACAAAACTATGTGGTTATTTTTCCAAGGCCAGGCAATGAGGTGCACCACAAGAGAGAAGTGGACAAACAGCAAGCGAGGAACAAAGCACTCAGTCCCCTCCTTTCTTGCTCTTTGCCTATATGTGGCTGCAAGCACACGGAACATCTGGAAAACATCTAGTTTGTCCATTTCACCTGCCCTGCTGTACCAGCATGTGGGACATTTAGAAGGGCCTGGAAGTTATAGTAACACTTTCTTCATTCTTTGCCGTATTTTGATCCCCCTGTAAGCTGTAAGTTTGGAGATGGAAAGTGGAAAGCAGGCCAGAGATCAGAAATCTTGGGGTTGTGGCTTCATGCAATTTCCACAGTCCTGGTGCCTAAGAACTAACTCCTGCCCTACCTGTGTCTTAAATGTTCCTTTCTCATCTCTACTCTCTCAGCTATGTGACAGCAAGGAAAGTCTCACAGGAACAGTCTGCCTGGGAAGGGATGTCCTAGAAACCTGGAGGTGTGGCAGACAAGCAGATGGAGATGGTGAGAGGATCATCCCTCTAGGCTTGGATGTTGTGTGCTGTGTAGGTAGAGACATAAAAGCTTAACAGTGCGTTTCATTAAGGCAAAGCTTTGCACACTGGCTTCAGTGCACATCTGGGGATGGTCCAAGTAAAAAATTGGACATGTTTGACTATGTATGTCCTTTTATACATCCATATAGCTGAGTATCTCTCCACCTCAGTGATTTGAAGTCTTTCTGCTATTGAAGGATCTATAATTTGTCTCACACTAAATGAAACAGAGGCCATTTGCTCTGTGTGAAATGACAATACATTGCATGCACACTTACAATATCATGAGTATGTCAATATTAAGTACTAGTACGAGTTTACTTTACACATAGATTTGTAAATAAAGTGGGGGTGTGATGGAATACTAATATATGAAACCTATCCTTACCAGACCTGATTCCTGGTTGGTAGCTCTGGATTCTGTACAAACACTAGTAATAATAGTCACTTTATTCCAGAATTCACAATACTATAACCAAGATGTCATACACGCATGGCAGATAGATAAAACAGATAGATTTCTTGTTTTCCACTGAGATGCTTTTGAATACATCCTGGCAGGGCTGATTCACCCTTTTAGCTTTCCAAGGAAGATAAATTGCTTTCCAGGAGCTTCACTGCATACAGGTTATTTTTGAGCAGCTTCCTTAATTAAGGTTTATCTGCTGTGTGCGTAATCCACAGATGAAgagctcttgggtttttttttgtgtgaacaGAAGTTTCAAACAATCTGTTTCTCACACAACCCATTGTTATACAACATAACGCACATACCAGATAGATACTGTGTCCTGCCCCTAAAGTAACTGCAGGCCAGTAGCCTGAAAATAAGTCATTTCAAATGCCTGGGATGTTTCACTGGGGAAGGACTGAATAGAaatgggattcctgagggccacAGTTGGCACAGACAAACTATTAGCACATTTCTTTCATCCATGACCTTAAACTCCACCTCTGCCCCAGCCTCATGTTTCTTATCTTTTATATCTGAAATTATGCTGAAAGCACCCTGTTGGAAATACATTTTGCAGTTGCAAACCTTGCTATCTGGCAAGGACTCAAACTGATGTCATCCCAACTGGGATAAGAGGACAGTGATGTCATCGGACTGGCAAAGGAGCCTTTTAGCTCTGTAATGCGGTAGGTGCAGGTGAGAGGTTTCAGTCTGCCCTCCCTGGAGAGGAAAAGTCCTCTCCCATTCCCTGCCAGGTAAAGGGCTGGCTGACAGTCACAGCTCTCTGCGAGTTCATTTGTCAGAACAGCAGGTGAGCCAACCCTGCGGCTCACTGTGCCCTGGCCCCCTGCTAGCAGTGGGAAGGAGATAAGGGCTGCATAGCCCAGGTAACAGGTTAATTCCTCTAGAATCAGAGGCATGCATGCAGCAGGCCACACTTCATAATAGCTGTCCTGGTTGGTGCCGGAGGTACGTGGGATGtgagagcagcagggacagtGGCAAGAGAGATCTCCCTTCAGTCAATGGTTTTCATCTTCGTCCAGGGATTAACAATTTTGTTACATTCACTAATGGTTTTGCAGGAGTCAGGCATATGGGACTGGACCTTTAGGGTCTCATAGTTATGTCTAAATTGTCTTTCCAGCCTTCCAAGCCTGCTGCTGTTTGAAATTGGCCACAGTCCTTAGGGAGAGAGAGTCAAAGCTAGGGCATCTAAGTGTTACACAGTGCTATAAAGAAGTACCTAGTCTGTCTTCATGTTGCTGTGGCTACAGTGTAATGCAAGTATACTCAAGCCCTCCTTAAACCAGCTAGTCCAGGTATTAGTAGTTATGTTGCCACAGCAACACAGGACTTACTGCAACCTGCAAAACTTGCCTAAGGAGCAGGATGGATGAGCCTGTGCAGAGCTCTGCACTACCCTGGCTGGATCCCAGCTGTTCTGTGTACAAGCTGGTTTAAAGGTACTTCCGATTTGTTTCCATCCCCTTGTGCTGAAATAGGCTGGAAAGCTTTCCCCAGATGCTGAATAACACAGTGCAGAGTTAGCTATGCAAGCAAAAGACATATATGAATGGTTACAGCATGCTAACGTCTGCATCGTCTTTACGCATAACCATCACCTGCTCTCTGACAAGCTGAGACGAACATGAAAGCCCACTTTCCGTACCACGTCACTTAATGCACTTGGGGCGGTGTAGCCTAAGTGCTCAGCTGTGCCCCTGTGATAGGGACAACAACCGAATTGTCCCTGGGCGCGGTCAGGAGCACGAAAACTCCTTGTGCTGAATTCTGTGTATTAATATCAATTGCATATTCATTCACAGGCTTTTTCACTCACCCCCTACATAAGCATCCTGGTGCCTAGTTTCTCTCCCAGACTTATTTCCTGCTGTATACAGGCCCATCCTCACCCCTGCACAGCTACGTGGAGAGGTTCTTTTCCTTGATGATTTGGGGCTTCTCATTCCTTGGCCACCATACCCACTCAAGCTCACCCCTGTTTACCCAGGGAATGATCCTAGGTGGGCACCAGTGCTAGGGTGTGGGATCCTGCACTCACTGGGGACCCAGGGAGAGACAGTGGGTACCACCTCTGGCATGCCGGTGGCCAAGCGTTTGGTTCAGTGGCACAGCTTCGCTCACACGTGTGTGCCTGACCCTGTCTCACTCCGTGGAAATGGTCACTTCCAGTCTGTTTCCCAGTGATCACTGCCAGTGTGGCCAgtcctctctccccctcttcaCAGGTATGATGTTTCCAATGCCATGTGTGCATGCTGCAGTGGCTTCTTCTCCCTTATCCTGCCCCGCGctttttgaatgtatttataGGCTGTACACTCTCTCTGCTCCTGGGCCTTTCCCCAGTTGGCACCTCTCAGTTGCAATGGCCTAAGGAGTGGTTTCCTCTTCCCACCCAGGAATAAATGTGTGCTATCTTTCTCAGCCAgctcgttttctttcttttgtgacCTTAGCCAGTGATGGAAACCAGGTGCAGACAGCAAAGAGGCCAGTGGCTCTGCTTCCGAGTAGCTCTTTTGAATGCTTCCCAGTGGGAATATTAATAGAACAGTGTCCTTTTATCAATATGCAGCTGAGCTGCCACGTGCCCAAGAGGTGCTAAATTATTGGGGTGAAGCATTGTATGTCCTGTAGATTCGGTGGGGTTTTACAAGCTGAGCATTATCTGTCTGCAGCAGACCAGCATAAGGCACAGGCTCTATTTTGGTCCCATTTATGACTTTAATGCATGGCTTAAGTCTAAAAAACATGGGGAATGCCAATTCTTTCTCGAAAGGCTGAATTCCTCCCAATAGTCAGAGAAATAATAATAGTCTGCTGAAATTGGAAAGGCTGATATCTATCTGCCTATTATTCCTTCATCGAAACCATGAGTGGGGAGCAGAGGCAAAGTGCCTGGAGTGCTTGCAGGCAGGGCGTTTGTGAGGAGTATATCCTGTGAATATCTGTGTATGTCTGACAGCATGCATCTGTGGTGGGGCAGGCAGCGATTCTATTCTCTGTTGGCAATCCTGAGCCAAAAAGATATAAAGGGCAAAACACTTGGTGTCATTAGAGTCACACACCTGTGAAACAATGTgtcattataaagaaaaaaagacttaaagGCACAGGTGGATTTGCAAAGACTGTGAAAAACCCTCTCGGGAGAGTGTTTTGAAAAtgagtagggaaaaaaattggtATATTTCAAAATGGATGGGAAAATAAATCATGGGAATAGAGACAACCCAGCTGGTGGAAGCCTTTCCACACAGCCAAGGTGCTTTCAGCATTGCTGACAGAGATGATGAGGTGCTTTAAATTCCTTTTACAAACCTTCTGTGTCTGTCCAGCCCTAGGATGAAATTAGAGCCACCTGGCTTCAAATTCATACCAAATGGAAAGGCTGCTTTGAAACTTGTTACTGGTTAGCAGGAGGGGAAGGTGGGACATTCCCAATGAAACACGATCCTGGGCTGCACTTGTAGAAATCTTAACTTAtctccctgttttcttctctgccctctcccttgTTCTTCTTTAAAGGTTGAAAAAAATGAGGACGGGGACCAAAAGATTGAGCAAGATGGCATCAAACCAGAAGATAAAGCTCATAAGGCAGCCACCAAAATCCAGGCCAGCTTCCGTGGACACATAACAAGGAAAAAGCTCaagggggagaagaagggagatgCCCCGGCATCTGAGACTGATGCCGCTGACAAGAAGGAGGAAGGCCCTGCTGGTGGAGCGGCTGAGAACAAAGAGAGCGAGGCTCCCACTGCCACAGAAGCGGCCGCCGCTGACAGTGCCCAGCTGGAGGAGGGCAGCAAAGACAGCAGCGCaccagcagaggagaaaaaaggagatggaGCCGCCGACACGGGCTCAGAGcagccagccccacaggctgCCACTCCTGCTGCCTCCTCGGAGGAAAAGTCCGCTGCTGCCGCTGAAACGGAAAGTGCCACTAAAGCTTCCACTGATAACTCGCCGTCCTTGAAGGCTGACGAAGCCCAAGACAAAGAGGAGCCTAAACAAGCCGATGTGCCTGCTGCTgacaccactgccaccaccacccctgccGCAGAGGATGCTACTGCCAAGGCAACAGCGCAACCCCAAATGGAGACAGTGGAGAGCAGCCAAACCGAAGAGAAGACAGGTGAGTGAATGCCTCGCAAGGGAACAGGCCTCTTCAGAAATGGGTACCTCCCTCGGTCTCTTGGGGATGCATCTGAGCTTGGCCAGCAAGGGCAGGTGCGGGGTCAGACTGAGGGTTAACAAGGGAATCCCCTTTCTGGGTTTTAGGGTGGGGGGAGTTGCATGTTCTTGCTTAACAGCCTcttccctgcttcccagcagctttTGGAAATACTGCACCTCCTCTTGATGCTCCTGTTCCTTCAAGTGGAGGTGCCATCCAGCCCTTTTTTCCATGGTGGTGGGAGAGTGTCAGCCAGCTAGGAGGCCTAAAGGAGCCTGGGAGAACTCCCCAAGCTCTGCATGTGCTAAAGGATGAGATGAACCTTCCTGGTCACACTAGCACAGGCAGCTTCAGCGGGGCAGCAAAACAGCCCGAGCTGATACCAGCACACCGAAGGCTGCCAGTTTGAGGTGAAAATCTCACAAGGCAAAAGCACTCTCATACTGCAGGAGACCATTTAGCCTTTCTGGTGGGATGGTCAAGAAGGAGCCAAAAGGGTCTTTTTTCCGTCTGCTTGTAAATGGATGAGATTCCTGGTACAAACACATCCTGGTCAGGAACATCTTGTTGTCAGCATTGCTTACAGTTTCATTCACACCAATACTTCTAGCATCTGTACTTGGAGTAGCCCATGACAGCCATACTTGCATGAAGCTTTTAGACCTCTCAGCTGGGTCAGACCCACATGGTAAGAGGATCAGGTAGGGAAAGGGAAGATTAAAGCCCCTGACAGCTCAGTGAGGACAGAAGAGAGGGTTGAATGCAAACAGTTGCTCTAGGAGGTGTTTTCAATTTTTTGCTCTTGACTGAGTGCAGCTCTGCTTAACTAGTTCCCCTAGGAAGAGGTGAAAAGTTTTGAGAGGCAAAAGTGAGCATTTTTGACAGAGGCGTAGTGTTTCCAAACCATAAAGAAGAGCCATTTTTGAATTGTGATACCGAGCTGGGTAGAAAATGCATCAAAGACCTGAGGATACTTTTGCTCTTGGTCTTTACCTTGCTTATGTTATCAAAGAAGGagaacataaataaaacaaaaggtaaCATCAGAGGTGGGCACCACATGAAACTCAATCAAGAGGCAGTGCCAAGCGTAACTGGCCTCCACATTCATGAGACATTCAGTTGTACAGGACATTCTGCATTCATTTGCTTGTTGGGGCAAAAATGTGGCATATCACCTTGATATTCATAAACAGCCTTATGTAAATGCTACAGAGCCTCAGCATCCAGTGTTGCACTTACTGATGTTTCTCCGTCATTTCATTTGGTCCACTGCTTCTCTTCCACAAATTACAATTCCCAGTCTCTAATTAGACTTCCAAGCTTCATAGCTAACTCAGAGCTTCAGGCGACTCTGTTTCTGCTCAACAAAGTGGACAGATAGGAAAGAACAGATATCCAAAATGCAGATAAGTACTGAGAGAGGAGCTCATGCAGAACATTTATGATTTAAGGTATGGACAAGGGGAGCGGCCTTCAAGAGCATGAGTGTAAACAGAATGTACACAACAACAAAGGGTTGCTGCTTCTACCTCCTTTCATTTAAACGTTTCTAGAGATAAGCCTTGAAATTGCATCGTCCaagttggggttttgttgttcaGGTCTCCAGCCCTTTGTTCTTACTTTGTGTGATGAGTTGAGTGGCAAAATAAATGTCATGTGATTTTTGAAATCTAATTTGGTATGTTGCATGCTGTACTTGCATTGTTTTTATGCTTGGGCAAAGGTATAAACATCAGTGGCCAAAATAGGACAGAGTGAACTGGTGTTTTGTGGTCCTCTGTACATAGGATAACGAGTGCTAATTAACTCTTATTTAAGACTTGGGATGCCTTTTTCCTAAACAAGAGTACTGATTCTGCTTTGAATTAACATTCTATTTTTAGTCAGATAAATCTGCTGTAATGGATAGAGGTAGGAAATTCATAGTAGCAGgttatttaatttacttaattttacCTGTTTTGAGTCACCAGAATCAAAAAGCATGGTTTATTTCTATGCAgtattcaaaattatttgcagGTATCTTCCCCATGCTCTTGTTGGCTTTAACATCATTTGAAATTGCCAACCATTCATGGCCACATCATTTGAAGTGGCCAT contains these protein-coding regions:
- the GAP43 gene encoding neuromodulin; this translates as MLCCMRRTKQVEKNEDGDQKIEQDGIKPEDKAHKAATKIQASFRGHITRKKLKGEKKGDAPASETDAADKKEEGPAGGAAENKESEAPTATEAAAADSAQLEEGSKDSSAPAEEKKGDGAADTGSEQPAPQAATPAASSEEKSAAAAETESATKASTDNSPSLKADEAQDKEEPKQADVPAADTTATTTPAAEDATAKATAQPQMETVESSQTEEKTDAVEETKPTESAQQEEVKEEESKADQENA